GCCGTCCAGTGACTTTCGCCGCTTCTTTTCGAAGGGGAGCGGCTTCTACTTCAGCGCCGCGTTCCCTGTCAACCTGCTTGCTGTCAGCTTCCTTCACCGCTTGCCGTCCGTGTGTTGCCTGCCGGACAGCTGCTTCTTCGGTGGGGGGCGGCTTCTATCTCTTCGCCGCGTTCGCTGTCAACCCGCTCGTTGACTGCCCTATTTCCTTGTCGGTCCTGCGCTCTCTTCGAAGTGCCTTCCGCGCCAGTGCGCGGGCTTCGAAGCGAGGGGCGCGGCTTGTACCACCACCGCATCCTGTGTCAACCGCCCTACTGCAGCTTCTGCTCCCGACTGCCGCCGCCACCAGCTCCGCCTCTCATGAGGCGGCAACCCGCTCCAACACCCTCAACGCCCGCTGATCCACTGTCCCGCTGCGGCAACCATCTAAGAATCGGATCGGAGAATGTCAACTTCTCGTCACCGTGACCGCTTCGACCCGCTGTCACCGGAGTGACGCCTGCGTGTCGCCGCGAGGTGTGCGGCTTATCCATCAGGCGATCGGGCGGCGCAAGAAATTTGATGCAGGCCGCCGGCGCAGTGCGACGTCGTGGGGGGAGAACCCGTGGGGCGGGCCGTCCCATTCCCCGGTGGATTTCAGCTCCCGAACCTGAGCTTCGAGAGGTCCACCCTGCCCCGCCGGCACTTCTCCGCGACCACCACCGAACGCAACTCCTGGTAGGCGCGCTCGAAGTCGTCGTTCACCACGATGTAGTCGTAGGACGCGATCCCTCGCTCGATCTCCGAGCGGGCAGCCAGCATCCGGCGACGGATGGTCTCATCCGAGTCCGTCTGGCGGTCCCGAAGGCGGCGCTCCAGTTCCTCCATGGACGGAGGGAGCACGAAGATGAGGACCGCGTCCGGGTGCTTGCGCTTGATGGACTGCCCACCCTGGACGTCGATGTCGAAGATGGCGGTGCCGCGGCGCTTGCGGGCCTCATCCACCACGGACTGCGGGCTGCCGTAGAAGTGGCCGTGTACCTCGGCCCATTCCACGAACTCGCCCTGTTCGATCTTCTCCTGGAAGGCGGCGACCCCCACGAAGTGGTAGTCCACGCCCTCCTGCTCCTTGCCCCGGGGGCGCCGGGTGGTGACGCTGGTGGAGAAGATGCCGTCCGGCATCTCCTTCAGCAGACGGTGCGCGAGGGTGGTCTTTCCGGCCCCGGAAGGGGCGGAGAGGACGAGGAGCACACCAGGCTGGAGTCCAGAGGGTTCGTTCATTCGACGTTCTGCACCTGTTCGCGGATGCGCTCGACTTCGGCCTTCATCGAGACCACGCGCGCGGAGATCTCCGCGTGCTGGCTCTTGGAGCCTGTCGTGTTCACCTCGCGGTGCATCTCCTGCACGAGGAAATCCATGCGCCGGCCCACCGGCTCGGGGCTCGCCATCAGGAGCCGGAACTGCTCGAGGTGCGTCGCGAGCCGGGTCACCTCTTCCGCGATGTCCGTGCGTTCGGCGAACAGGGCGACTTCCTGCGCCAACCGCTGCGGATCCACCGCGACGCCACGCGCGAGCTCCGCCACACGCTCGGTGAGCCGCTGCTGGTAGTCGCTGACCGCTCGCGGTGCGAGCCGGGCAACCTCCTGGCTCCAGCCCTCGATGAGCTTCATCCGGGCGTCCAGGTCCGTGTGGATGGACTCACCCTCGGTGTTCCGCATCGTCTCCAGGGCCCCGAGCGCCTGCTGGAGCGCGGTCTGCGTGGCCTGGGTGGCGGACTCCACGTCCACGCCCTTCTCCTCCAGCCGGATGACGCCCGGCTGGTTGGCCACCTGCGACCA
The window above is part of the Corallococcus caeni genome. Proteins encoded here:
- a CDS encoding YicC/YloC family endoribonuclease, with the protein product MLKSMTGFGSGRARVGDEEVSVEARSLNHKFCEVKVRLPRELSALEPALVKQVKDRLARGSVEILVRRQAATVSGNVPTVDVALAREYARAYREVAEALGQSVEVAWSQVANQPGVIRLEEKGVDVESATQATQTALQQALGALETMRNTEGESIHTDLDARMKLIEGWSQEVARLAPRAVSDYQQRLTERVAELARGVAVDPQRLAQEVALFAERTDIAEEVTRLATHLEQFRLLMASPEPVGRRMDFLVQEMHREVNTTGSKSQHAEISARVVSMKAEVERIREQVQNVE
- the gmk gene encoding guanylate kinase → MNEPSGLQPGVLLVLSAPSGAGKTTLAHRLLKEMPDGIFSTSVTTRRPRGKEQEGVDYHFVGVAAFQEKIEQGEFVEWAEVHGHFYGSPQSVVDEARKRRGTAIFDIDVQGGQSIKRKHPDAVLIFVLPPSMEELERRLRDRQTDSDETIRRRMLAARSEIERGIASYDYIVVNDDFERAYQELRSVVVAEKCRRGRVDLSKLRFGS